From the genome of Anopheles moucheti chromosome 3, idAnoMoucSN_F20_07, whole genome shotgun sequence, one region includes:
- the LOC128303000 gene encoding toll-like receptor 7 has protein sequence MMALLQMMSHQRRANESASTVRAKEFVATTTNARKTVPHRKTVLVGLLLSEVQAYQLSCRYFPPMCLLQDWNPAAEGFRVLNNVPTGISKLRISNLLSFAIDEQFMLAVGRSLQGIEIERSSHLQSLIVPHNSSIENIFIEASQLSSMYFEENDALQSLIISGSNLHGVPHSMNNLTNLSVFIIRGANITTIDLSLFFSMQQLRELTFDASNSVNYSIIRILPSISAAVTMLTLQRNHFETIHFDLFEPFRMLEQLDVSWNNLTTITGCIANPRLKNLKLNHNYFTSLTFCEWKQLSSFRWLMVSHNQLQHVPRCLTAFPNMTSISLDSNCIRHVEMQDFVGLNRLENVDLGENKLLSLKFGNDVVIPKLKNLLLYNSCICELNASDINMERMPKLKGHFIVFEIYPCVVC, from the exons ATGATGGCACTCTTGCAGATGATGAGCCACCAGAGGCGTGCGAATGAGAGTGCTTCAACGGTGCGCGCTAAGGAGTTTgtagccaccaccaccaacgccaGGAAAACGGTGCCACACCGCAA AACTGTACTGGTGGGACTACTGCTGAGTGAAGTGCAAGCATATCAACTTTCGTGCCGATACTTTCCGCCAATGTGCCTCCTTCAGGATTGGAACCCGGCCGCAGAAGGGTTCCGGGTGTTAAACAATGTACCAACTGGCATCAGCAAGCTTAGAATTTCAAATCTGCTAAGCTTCGCAATCGACGAACAGTTCATGCTGGCCGTTGGTCGTTCATTGCAGGGCATTGAGATAGAAAGGTCCAGCCATCTGCAATCGTTGATAGTACCCCACAACTCCAGCATTGAAAATATCTTCATAGAAGCTTCACAACTTAGCAGCATGTATTTTGAGGAAAACGACGCACTTCAATCCTTGATCATCTCGGGAAGCAACTTGCACGGTGTACCGCATTCGATGAATAATTTGACCAATTTAAGCGTATTCATCATCCGCGGTGCTAACATAACGACGATCGatttaagtttgtttttttcaatgcAACAATTGCGCGAACTAACGTTCGATGCATCGAACAGTGTCAACTACTCAATTATCCGTATTCTTCCCTCCATTAGCGCAGCGGTAACAATGCTTACGTTGCAACGCAACCATTTCGAAACAATTCATTTTGATCTGTTCGAACCGTTTCGAATGTTGGAGCAGCTGGATGTTTCATGGAACAATCTTACCACCATAACGGGATGCATTGCGAACCCTCGGCTGAAAAACTTAAAACTGAACCATAACTATTTTACCTCGTTGACGTTCTGCGAATGGAAGCAGTTGAGTAGCTTCCGCTGGCTAATGGTTAGCCACAATCAGTTGCAGCACGTTCCAAGGTGTCTCACTGCATTTCCAAACATGACGTCGATCAGTCTGGATAGCAATTGCATACGCCATGTCGAAATGCAGGATTTTGTTGGATTAAACAGGCTGGAAAACGTCGATTTgggagaaaataaattactgtCGTTAAAGTTCGGTAACGATGTAGTGATACCAAAGTTAAAAAACTTGCTGTTGTACAACAGTTGCATATGTGAGTTGAACGCTTCGGACATCAATATGGAAAGGATGCCAAAGCTGAAAGGTCATTTTATCGTGTTTGAGATTTATCCATGTGTCGTTTGTTAA